The Paramixta manurensis region TGTTCTGGCACTGTTTGTCGGTTTCCATTTTAATCTGGAAACGCCACGTTGGGCGGTAATGACAGCGGCCATTGTGGCTGGAGGTACGGCGTTTGTCGCCGGGGGCGATCCGTGGTCTGGCGCGCTGCGTCATCGCGGTATGCTGCGTATTATCGGTACCTTTATTGGCTGTTTTGCTGCGGTGGCGATCATGATCGCCACCATCCGCGCGCCTGCCGTGATGCTGTTGTTGTGCTGCCTATGGGCTGGCGTGTGTGTGTGGCTCTCTTCGTTAATTAAAGTGGAAAACTCTTACGCTCTCGGCTTGGCTGGTTATACCGCGCTGATTATTGTGGTTAGCGTGAATGCTGGCAACGGCTCGCCCTTGCTGGCGCCGCAATTTGCGGTGGAGCGCTGTAGTGAAATTGTGATTGGGATAGTGTGCGCCATCTTGGCCGATTTACTCTTTTCGCCACGCACAATTAAAAAAGAGATTGATCGCGAGATCGAGACGCTCTTGCTCGATCAATACAAACTTTTGCAGCGTTGTGTCGCGCACGATGACAAAGAAGAGGTGGATAAAGCGTGGGGAAATTTAGTGCGGCGTACCACCGCGCTAAACGGAATGCGCAGCCACCTGATGATGGAGTCATCGCGTTGGCAGAAGGCCAACCGGCGCCTAAAAGCCCTCAACACGCTTTCGCTTACCTTAATTACCCAGGCATGCGAAACCTTTCTGATCCAGAATAACCGACCACATTACATTCCGCCGCAATATCGCCTGTTGTTTGAAAAAGAGATTAATAGCCTGGCGGAACTACACAAACATTTGAAAACGTTACGGCGCGTAATGAGCGCGGCGGGCAGTAAAAGTACGCCGGTGACGTTAGTCAGTTGGGTGGGAGCGGCAACGCATTATTTATTGTTGTTAAAAGGGATTCATACCAACAGTCGTATTAGTCGTATTGAGGCCGATGTGTTGAGCGGTGAGGTGGTGGTAAAGGCGCGTTCAGCAGAGACCCATCACGCGATGATCAACGGTATTCGTACCTTTGTTGCTACCGCGCTGGGCTCTCTGTTCTGGCTCTATACGGGCTGGACATCTGGCAGCGGCTGTATGGTGATGCTGGCGGTGATTACCGCGCTGGCGATGCGGGTGCCAAATCCGTTAATGATGGCGAAAGATTTTTTGTATGGCATGACGGTGGCTATCCCGCTCGGCGCGATCTGGTTTATGTTTGTGATGCCTGCCACTCAGCAGAGCATGCTCCTGCTCTCGATCGCCATGGGGTTGATGGCTTTTGTAGCCGGTATTTTTATTCAACGCCGTCAAATCGGGACGCTGGGCGCTTTTGTCGGCACGCTGAACATCCTGGTGCTGGATAACCCCATGCGGTTTGAGGTCAACGCTTTTCTGGATAGCGCGCTGGGTCAGGTGATCGGTTGCTTTGTCGCGCTGCTAGTGATCTTACTGATCCGCGATAAATCTAAGGGGCGCACCGGACGTAAACTGCTTAACCGCTTTATGTATGCAGCCGTTTCGGCGCTCACCACTAACTCGGCGCGGCGTAAAGAAAACCATCTTCCGGCGCTCTACCAGCAACTGTTCCTGTTGCTGAATTTATTCCCCGGCGATCTCAATAAGTACCGATTAGCGCTAACGCTGATCATTGCACATCAGCGTTTACGCAGTGCGGAAATCCCAGTAAATGAAGACTTGTCGGCATGGCATAAACAATTGCGTCATACTGCCGACCGGGTTATTGCTTCACGTAGCGATGATAGGCGTCGCTATTACTATCAGCGGTTATTGAGTGAGTTCGAGACTTATCAGCAAAAGCTCCTGCACTACAATGCGCCAATGGCTGTTGCTGAGCCTGTGCATCGTTTGGTTGATGTGTTGACGCGTTATCAGAATACGCTAATTCAAATCTAAATCTTCGGCCGGTCTTCCGGCCATTTGCATGGTTTTATCCCACGAAGCCGCTTGGTTCATAAAAAGCCTCCGTTTTGCCAACTATACTCAGATGTGAAAGCGTTAGCCTCTGCGCTAATGGCGTTCACTGGAAGTGAAAGCCCACATCGGTACGGGTTGTAATCATTCGGGCAGTGGTGCCCGGCTTAGCTTTGCGGAGCGGCCAGCATGAAAAAAGAGAGTTTCGATTTTGATGAGATAGTCGATCAGGCGCATTTTTATCGTCAATTTAATGAGCGGTTCACGTTGACGGAAAGGGCGGTGTTTGATTTGGATAGTCTATGGGATGTGGTAACCGAGTCATTATTACCGCTACCGGTGGAGATCGAGTTTATTAATTTGGGGTCGGGACAGAAACGCCGTTACGGCGCGCTGATTTTACTGTTTGACGAAGCTGAAGAGGAACTGGAGGGGCAATTCCACTTCAACGTTCGATAAAGGCAGTGGCAAAAAGGGCCCCGGCGAACGGGGCCAAAGGGTTCGTCAG contains the following coding sequences:
- the aaeB gene encoding p-hydroxybenzoic acid efflux pump subunit AaeB, which codes for MQFDRLRFPIKLTFAIVLALFVGFHFNLETPRWAVMTAAIVAGGTAFVAGGDPWSGALRHRGMLRIIGTFIGCFAAVAIMIATIRAPAVMLLLCCLWAGVCVWLSSLIKVENSYALGLAGYTALIIVVSVNAGNGSPLLAPQFAVERCSEIVIGIVCAILADLLFSPRTIKKEIDREIETLLLDQYKLLQRCVAHDDKEEVDKAWGNLVRRTTALNGMRSHLMMESSRWQKANRRLKALNTLSLTLITQACETFLIQNNRPHYIPPQYRLLFEKEINSLAELHKHLKTLRRVMSAAGSKSTPVTLVSWVGAATHYLLLLKGIHTNSRISRIEADVLSGEVVVKARSAETHHAMINGIRTFVATALGSLFWLYTGWTSGSGCMVMLAVITALAMRVPNPLMMAKDFLYGMTVAIPLGAIWFMFVMPATQQSMLLLSIAMGLMAFVAGIFIQRRQIGTLGAFVGTLNILVLDNPMRFEVNAFLDSALGQVIGCFVALLVILLIRDKSKGRTGRKLLNRFMYAAVSALTTNSARRKENHLPALYQQLFLLLNLFPGDLNKYRLALTLIIAHQRLRSAEIPVNEDLSAWHKQLRHTADRVIASRSDDRRRYYYQRLLSEFETYQQKLLHYNAPMAVAEPVHRLVDVLTRYQNTLIQI
- a CDS encoding barstar family protein — protein: MKKESFDFDEIVDQAHFYRQFNERFTLTERAVFDLDSLWDVVTESLLPLPVEIEFINLGSGQKRRYGALILLFDEAEEELEGQFHFNVR